The following coding sequences lie in one Musa acuminata AAA Group cultivar baxijiao chromosome BXJ1-8, Cavendish_Baxijiao_AAA, whole genome shotgun sequence genomic window:
- the LOC103995086 gene encoding protein NRT1/ PTR FAMILY 5.8, whose translation METPPTQKQESSSGLSKSCILIIAVASVERFAYKGVASNLLSYLTDHVKMSTSSAAKSVSTWSGVTSMLPLASAILADSYWDRYSTIMASSLLYIVGLVGLTSWALLCAWMPTSSLFLPLYLISIGQGGYNPSLQAFGADQLELEDGLPCGTEQGKSDKKSLFFQWWYFGICSGSLLGNSIMSYIQDTLGWGLGFAIPTGAMAISVACFLCGSRFYVHKQLKIPNRPVESIIQAVKLAVTKIKSKSHGLPSRDAVELELQEKPLRDGSDCSTSSGRSNSAADEAAPGVGKTILRLLPIWTTLLMFAVIFQQPVTFFTRQGMMMRRSIGDGITIPPAMLQSAITISIILIMPLYDKLIIPLLRLLTRQEKGINVLQRIGIGMCLSVVAMVVAAVVESKRIGILRTEGSQLDSQLTIFWLLPQYVLLGISDVFTVVGMQEFFYMEVPTTMRTIGIALYLSVFGVGSFLSALLISVLESISNTSGKHHNWFSDDTREGRLDNYYWFLALLSSISFLIFACLCRYYNHPNAAEN comes from the exons ATGGAGACACCACCAACTCAAAAGCAAGAG AGCTCATCAGGCCTTAGCAAGTCATGTATTCTCATCATAG CGGTGGCCAGTGTGGAGAGGTTTGCATACAAAGGTGTGGCCTCCAACTTGCTGAGCTACCTCACTGACCATGTGAAGATGAGCACCTCCTCGGCGGCCAAGAGTGTGAGCACTTGGAGTGGGGTGACTTCCATGCTTCCTCTCGCAAGCGCGATCCTCGCTGATTCTTACTGGGATCGTTACTCTACGATCATGGCCTCATCCTTGCTCTACATCGTC GGACTGGTGGGATTGACCTCATGGGCGTTACTGTGTGCATGGATGCCAACCTCCTCCCTGTTTCTTCCCCTCTACTTAATCTCCATTGGACAAGGTGGATACAACCCATCCTTACAGGCGTTTGGAGCAGATCAATTGGAGTTGGAAGATGGTCTGCCATGTGGCACAGAGCAAGGGAAGAGCGACAAGAAGAGCCTCTTCTTCCAGTGGTGGTACTTCGGCATCTGCAGTGGCAGCCTCTTGGGGAACTCCATCATGTCCTACATCCAGGACACCTTGGGTTGGGGACTGGGCTTCGCCATCCCCACAGGCGCCATGGCGATCTCGGTCGCTTGCTTCCTGTGCGGCTCTCGGTTTTACGTCCACAAGCAACTCAAGATCCCCAACAGGCCTGTGGAGAGCATCATCCAAGCAGTGAAGCTCGCTGTGACGAAGATCAAGTCCAAAAGCCACGGTTTACCTTCGAGAGATGCAGTGGAGCTCGA GTTGCAGGAAAAGCCTCTCAGGGATGGATCTGATTGCTCGACGAGTTCAGGTAGAAGCAACAGCGCTGCGGATGAAGCAGCACCTGGTGTGGGGAAAACGATCCTGAGGCTCCTCCCGATATGGACGACGCTCCTCATGTTTGCCGTCATCTTCCAACAGCCTGTGACGTTCTTCACGAGGCAAGGCATGATGATGCGACGCAGCATCGGGGACGGCATCACGATCCCTCCGGCGATGCTTCAGAGCGCCATCACCATCTCGATCATACTGATCATGCCGCTGTACGACAAGCTCATCATTCCCTTGCTGCGCCTGCTCACTCGGCAGGAGAAGGGCATCAACGTGCTGCAGAGGATCGGGATAGGGATGTGCCTGTCGGTGGTCGCGATGGTCGTGGCCGCAGTGGTAGAATCGAAAAGGATCGGGATTCTAAGGACAGAGGGGTCGCAACTCGACTCGCAGCTGACCATCTTCTGGTTGCTGCCTCAGTACGTCCTCCTGGGGATCTCCGACGTGTTCACCGTCGTCGGCATGCAGGAGTTCTTCTACATGGAGGTGCCGACGACCATGAGAACAATTGGAATAGCTCTGTACCTGAGTGTGTTTGGTGTGGGCAGCTTCCTGAGTGCTCTTCTGATTTCAGTCCTGGAGTCGATCAGCAACACAAGTGGGAAGCACCATAACTGGTTCTCCGATGacacaagggaggggaggctggaCAACTACTACTGGTTCCTGGCTCTGTTAAGCTCCATTAGCTTTCTGATCTTTGCATGTTTGTGTAGATACTACAATCATCCGAATGCAGCTGAAAACTGA
- the LOC135587900 gene encoding uncharacterized protein LOC135587900, translated as MAGLFAFSLAGLGFLFLGAIESLSISTAPALLPPPLLLRLRFISALLLSSLSLLSSLVSSLSSAESAADPLGPSLPLSSLTAAAPFLLYSLAGLLSLPSSSLLVNPFPSSLLDLVLLFSFGQEFLLFHFRRKDLDGVENRYFDLLLVPILVCAISTLLAIARPRSPAPCVARAAGLAFHGTWLIQMGFSFFTNLIAHGCSVHERSATNYTIKCKTHEDYHRGRAIATLQFNCHLAFLMLVGAVAYGVLAGRTGGNAGYRPLSKELQMTDASPSNFTLDSDEEEEIEAAETKQTKQHQDVVLPVVEIESANGSH; from the coding sequence ATGGCGGGCCTCTTCGCCTTCTCCTTAGCCGGCCTCGGCTTCCTCTTCCTGGGCGCCATTGAGTCGCTCTCCATCTCTACCGCCCCGGCCCTCCTcccccctcccctcctcctccgccttcgcTTCATTTCCGCgctcctcctctcctccctctccctcctctCTTCCCTCGTCTCCTCCCTTTCCTCAGCCGAGTCCGCCGCCGATCCCCTTGGCCCCTCCCTCCCCCTCTCCTCCCTCACCGCCGCTGCTCCCTTCCTCCTCTACTCCCTCGCCGGCCTCCTTTCCCTCCCCTCCAGTTCTCTACTCGTCAATCCCTTTCCTTCATCCCTCCTCGATCtcgtcctcctcttctccttcggtCAGGAGTTCCTCCTCTTCCACTTCCGCCGAAAGGACCTTGACGGCGTCGAGAACCGCTACTTCGATCTCCTCCTCGTGCCCATCCTCGTCTGCGCCATCTCCACCCTGCTCGCCATCGCTCGCCCCCGATCCCCCGCCCCCTGCGTCGCCCGTGCGGCCGGCCTCGCCTTCCATGGCACCTGGCTCATCCAGATGGGGTTCTCCTTCTTCACCAATCTCATCGCCCACGGGTGCTCCGTCCACGAGAGGAGCGCCACCAACTACACCATCAAGTGCAAGACCCACGAGGATTACCACCGGGGCAGGGCGATCGCTACACTCCAGTTCAATTGCCACCTTGCCTTCCTCATGCTGGTGGGGGCGGTAGCGTACGGGGTCTTAGCCGGGAGGACGGGCGGCAATGCTGGTTACAGACCCTTGAGCAAGGAGTTGCAAATGACAGATGCTTCCCCTTCCAATTTCACATTGGAttcagatgaagaagaagaaattgagGCAGCAGAGACGAAACAAACCAAGCAGCATCAAGATGTTGTGTTGCCAGTGGTCGAAATTGAGAGTGCCAATGGGTCTCATTGA